Genomic segment of Candoia aspera isolate rCanAsp1 chromosome 2, rCanAsp1.hap2, whole genome shotgun sequence:
gcccagtgtatcatatattctttcactacttcttctgtttcaaattctactaaaagtttatacattttagcaattacacattcatcatttgtacacaattctttTTCTCactcagtcttacagtgttcaaaaccataagCTCTTTTGtctgctttaaatctttctaataactttaaattaaaaaaccaTTGGCAATTATGTcactctgccaccagttcttctctttattttattttacattcaccTTGGCAatattctagtatctcatgataggttagccatttgtgtttgcctattatttcttgtctataaaatgcttcttgtgttgAGAACCACAAAGGAGTTTTCAGGCACAACCCAGGTTTGTATCTGTTCCATACTGTCAATATGGCAGGTCAaacataatgttttttaaaacccacattaaccttgactttatcataccacaaatgcccatgccacccaaatctcaggtcacatccttctaactccaagagccttctatttccCAGCAACACCCAcgctttcatccaaaccaagcaGCAAGCTCCTTGATCAGCACGTTACACccctgctccacaagctgcattggttgctactatgcttctgggttcagttcaaggtgctggtaatgacctataaagccctccatggcaggGATCAGAAGCCTTCTACTGCTATTAAAATAAGCATATTCCATATTGGGAATATTACTGCAGTgttgcttggttgtttgcttgcagacatttcgttgccaGAACACCTccctgccagcaatcaacacccagataagcaaagatcaacaccaggattaacaccagacaatcaggcaaaaaacagtaccctaatcaaggcaccaccaaggagaaaaccacacccccaccaacgctGGCAGGGGAAGCCACTAtatgtaaacagagagcaaaccccacactcattagcactgatgttacctagttgggcaatgaaatgtctgcaagacactcacttagagagcaccaagggctcctcagttcaaccctgagctacccaGATTCTCTTCTACTGGTATAACTGCAATACCAGTAACAGTTCTATTGGCCATGGAAGCCTATAGTCTGGACCGATGCCTTGTGCCTTATGCAGGCACTGCCCCAGCAACCATTTCCTTTAAGGTGGGGAAGGGGACAGGGGACTGCAGAGCAGCAAACCAGAGTCACCCAAGGCCCTTATGGAGCCAGGCAGGGAAGGGTCCGAGATGAGCAGTGGCCTGGTCAAGCCGATTTACGGACCATCTGCTCTTCCTTGAGACACAGGCAAAGAAACAAGCAGACCCACAGGTGCCAAAGGGGCATCCGGGTCAGCAGGAATTTAAATCCACCAAGAGGCGGCTTGTGGTTTAGGGCGGATGGGACTTGTCTACCAGCCAAGGCTGCCAACAGTGGCGTCATCCTTCCAGCAGCACTGAAGGGCCAGGGAGGGGCCCGCTGCCCTGGAATGGTGCCTACGGCTCCTCAAGGAGCCCTGCCTGCCAGAACCACCAGGGCCTGGCCACCTGCCCACCCGCTTCCTTGCCCAGAGCTGCTCCCTCCACCAGGAGGATGGGGCCGCCCACAGCATCAGGTGCTGGGCCTTTGTCCGCCAATGTCGTCCGAGTCActagagggtggggggagggagtctGACCTGAAACCTCTTCCAAGGTTACTGGGAAGACATTCACTCCTGGAAGACAATCTGCAGTCGCGAATTTGCCACAACAGCACAACCTTCACGAGGCAGCGATCCCCCCATGCTAAGGCACCACTTCTGGGAGCCAGCCTATCAGCTGCACCTCTCCAGGGCAAAACCCTGATTGGGGGTACGATTTGCCTCAGAGCTGGGGGAAGCCTATGGATGTCGTGCAGGAGAGAAAGGGAACAACTTAAAAGAGGCATAAAAATATCTAACCGCAGTCAATACTCACCTAACTTTGCACATGGCAAATGCGGCCCCTGAACGACTTCTAGCCGCAAGTATCCTTTCATGAGTCATGCAAACTGGCCTGAAAGGCCACACACCACCGCCACATGTGGAAGAGAACAGCtcaggggagggggggacagCAGAGGCATTTTACTTGGTTTTTCATGAAGGAAGAACCCAAAGCTGGACCAAGGGACAAAACATGGCCAGGCAGGTAGAGCCGAGAGAGGCTGAGGCATGGAGGCCACGCAAGGGCCACAGGCTCAGCATGCGTGCGTGCCAGGCTGAGGAGCCAGCAACCCACCTGGCTGGAAGACCCCCTGTGGCATCGGCCTTGCAAGAGGAGCAGCCTGCCCACCATTCAGCCTCAGGTACCCACCTGGTCCTCCCTGCCCAGGTTTTGAAGGTCTCGGCCCCCAGGGGCGGCTATGCCCATGGGTAAAGGCACGAGGCTGAGAGTTCACGCAAGGATGGGGCCTGGGCTATGCCCAGTTTCTGCCACCTCCTAGCCAGGGCAGGGCTCGGTTCAGCTCAAGCAACCCTTTCCAGGCAGAAAGAGCGTTCTCCTGCCGGCGGAGGACCCAGTGTGCTTTCATGTGGTCGAGCTCCAAGTGTTGACTCCCTTCTTAGCCTGCTCCCTTCTGGCAgctgggagagggagaaggactgCATTCCTGCAACCACAACGGCCTTCCGTCTCCCTCCTCCAGTGCAGAAAGAACTGCACGCGCCCTGTTCTTGTCCTCCCCGCATCCCATGAGTGCAGCCACAgccccctcccccacctcctGGGCCACATTTTCAAGGACCGCAGGCAGGCCCTTAAATCCCGGGAACAAGCCTGAGGAGGGCGATCAGCCTGGCATTGCCTCCCAATCTCAGTTGCTAGGGTCGGTGGCAGGAGAGGGCGCCATTCCCGTCTCTCACTCACAAGCCCCGGAGTGTCTGGGTGGCCAGACGTGCCCTGGCCTGCCCGGCAGGGCTGTCCCAGGGACTTTGATGCTCCACATCAAAGCATCTCTCCAGGTCGACAGGCAAGGCCCTCCTCCGGGCACACCTGGGAAAACGGGGCCAGGGAAAGGCAGGCGGGCTTCCTGCCTGCTCCCCTCTGCCCTGGAGGAGGGACGCTGCCATGGGCACACAAATGGGCCAGGGGTTAGAGCACTCTTTATTGACAGACACAAAACAGCATACTGGGTGGAGCTGAAAAGCAaagaagagccccccccccctttcagccCTGAAGCTGTTTCAGAAGGAACAGGTCAGGGCAGTGTCATCCATGGGGGAAGGGAACGCCCCAGCCGGGGCCAGGGGGCCGGGAAGATGCCAGGTCTTGCCTGCCACGTCCTGCCAATGGCACCAATACACTGGAGATGGTAAGTCCTGGGGCTGTGGGCCACGTGAGAAACCTTCCCAGGGCCACTCACATACACCGGATCTCCCCCGCCAGCTGGCCCACAAAAGGGGCGATGCTCCTCTCCTACCGAGGACTGCTGGAGCTGTTCAGATAGTGAGACAGCTGGAGCTAGGGAGCTGGGAGGCGGAGGTGGCCAGGAGGGGGCTGGTGGGCAGCACCTTGATGGGCAGGTCCCAGCTGAAAGTGTCCACGTCCATCTGCTCTGCTCCTGTCCAGCCAACAGCTTCTGACCGGTCCTCAAGGGCCACAGGCGCCTCTGCTGTGCCTCGGGCGGTGACAAACTCGAAGTGGAGCCTCCACTGGAGGGACACTgcgggaagagggagggaggagggcgtGGGCACCCTGAGCAAGGGGAGCCAGGCTGGCTGGTCTGCTCACCCCATGAGACCAAGAGCCTGAGAACAGGCCACACCACCTTGTTGCCCCAGACCCCAGAGCagcagaaggggaggggaaggctctggttccctAGGCTTGCTTGGTGGGGAGCTCGCCCACAAGGGGGGCTGGCGCATGGCCACTCCCAGAAGATAAGGGCTTTCTCGGGAGCATCAACCCAACAAGGTGGAGGCACACGTGTGGCTCACCAATGCTGGTGCTGAACCCTGGAGCCGAGCTGAGTGGGATGGGCAGGCTGAAGCTGGTCCGGGTGGTATGCAGGCAGGCTTCCTGGTGCCGGGCATGGGTGCTGTAGGAGGCAGCCTGCCCCTTCCGGCGCTGAAAGGCCTCCTGGACCCGCTCCTCCGTCTGCAGGCTCACCAGATACTAGCGGAGACAAGGGCCCGTGAGCAAAGGCTGCCCCCGTCTGCACCCCAGGTGGCCTCCGAGAGGCACCTGGCTCCGCCCTTACCTGCAGACAAGGCGTATCCCCCTCAGAGAAGCTGAACGTCCCAACCACATCCTCCCCGATCTTATAAATGGTCTTGAAGATGCAAAAGGTGGCCACGCGACCCCGGGCGTTGCTGATGTTGAACAGGTCTGGGGACAAAGAGAGTGTTTCACGAGACGGGGGTGGGGAGAGCAGCTCTGTGGCCCAGCACAGCCCTCAAATGACACAGCAGGTGCTTATGCAACAAGGGGGGCTTCTGTCCGGGGCTGAGGGTCACACGGGGAGCTGCCTCCCAAGGCTACCGAAGGCCCCCAGGACAGAGAGTCTGTAAGAGGAGAAAGCAACTCCAATCAACGGGCTGGGAGGTGAGAGGGCCACAGtgctcagccttccaagaagggAGGCTCTTGTCGGCCTGCCTGGAGCAGGAACGGGCCACAGGACTTGGCTGAGCCCAGCCCAGCTTTCCTTTGGGCTCACCCACACACGACACAGGCCACGGGGCCTTCTCCCAAAGAGAACCACGTGACACAAATCCAAGCATTGGCAGTGGGAGGCTGCAGGTGAAGCACCCCCAAAGGAGGGTTGGAGACCAAGGATGGGGTCCACAACTCCAGAGGCCATTACGCTTTTGGCTAGAAGGGAAACAGGGAAGGTGTGCTGCAAGTAATCAACTGGTAGGGCAGAAAGGCCATGCCATGGGATGGGAGGGGACCTACGCAAACTCCGCCGTGAAGTAGCGACCATCAGGAGCTCTGTGGCCAGGTCTGCCAGCTGGGAGGACTTCTTCACAccgccctcttcctcctccaagaACGGGTTGGAGGGGGCGACAGCCTCATCCTGGGGGAAAGGGTAGTCTCTGAGCCCTAGGGAGACAGGGCACAAAGGTCAGAGTCCTGGCAGGCTGGCATCCCAGGCCAGAGGCCAAGGGAGGCTTACCCTGGAGCACCAGCACTCGGAAGGGGACCCGGAGGAGCTTGATAGCAGAGTTCACCCGCTGGCAGCCAATGGTCAGCTTGTAGACATACTTCACCGCCTGACCACGGAAGGAGGGCGGCCCGTCCACCGGCAGCGTCTCGCAGTAGGAGTCTGGGGGCagagagggggaaggagggcaGCTGAGCCAGCCCAGCAGAATCATGGAGCCAGCTCTCCTCGGGCAGGCAGAGAAGCCCCTGGATGCCACAGCGGCTCCCTTGATTCTCATCAGATGGGTGAGGTGCAGTGGCCACCCACTTCTCCCCTTCTGCTCTCGGCCTGCTCCTGCGGGCCCCATGGCTCTGGCCTGACCAGTCTGCTGCCCACCCAGGTCGCCCCACGTGCCGCTTGGGAGGAGAGAAGGCAGGGCTCACAGCTTTTGGACTCGCCAGGATCCAGCCTCAGGTCACAGAAGAGGATCTTTGGGGGTGTTGACAGGATGCACTGACCCCGCTCCCCTGCAAGGCAATGCATATCACTGGCCTGTCCCACAGCAAGGgcctccttttctttaaaatataacttttattgattacaataataaaatctaatacaaactagacttaaagaaaaaagaatagaaaagtaaaaagtgcaaaaaaaaaaagggagaaaagttaagaataaagagaaaagaaatatataaagtgactttcaatcttcattacaagtataaacaaatttagtgactcttcaccccctccaaGGCTACAAATGTAAGTTCAGCCCATATCCcaactcttatctataaacaaatccataaagcatcattttttcagtcctggtgtcagcagaaagtccataaagtgttACTAAAAGTAacaacataccttgttttaaccttgatcacataaaccaactttatattccttccttttacttctaacagtcttaatctttagttcactcaaatattgtcatagaatttgatttctcttcatttcttctttgtcccatcactcagaattcttcaaggctttaaaaagcctcttttgtaaatccagtaggaaaaaattgtccaggtcacttgtttgtcatttgtatttcctgatGAAATTTTAAAGCCttagccaatttcttttgtagatccagtgaaacatctttttctaagtcgttctcttggcctgtcagttctaaatccacttttgatGTGAGCAAGACGGCTGATTCTATCATCTCCCACAGCTCAAGCCCACAGAAAGCCACTGGCCTGCAGTCTCCTCGTCAGGAGCAGCCgtccggagcacatgtgggcaatctcccatcctctcctcatCCAGAGGGgttccaaagaaccagtctactcatcAGTTCCTTGGTCTtcagctccacttttgcagagccatcttcagtttgccataccccCCCTCTGTCCCAGAAGACCAGCAAGGGCCTCCCTTTCCAAGTCCCAGGAGTCAATCTTGGACCCTGCTGAGTCAGGCAGCAGGCACCAGCCCCACCAGAGACCCTCCCACCAGCCTCCCCCTTTGAGATGCAACTCACCTCTGTTGGGCACAAAGACGGTCTCATTTTCTGCCTGGGCGTCATAGCTGGTGTCTTCTGAAGGAGGCAGAGCCACCCGGCTCTCGCTGGCATGCAACTGGCAGTGGATCTGAGCACTGGCCCAGGCCAGCATTTcactggaagaaaggaagaagaaagggtgGGCAGGGAGAGCAATGGAAGTAAACGCCAGGGCCGAGACACTTGACAGGTCACAGCCACCATCcactgaaaaggaaacaaaatccaCAGGTGGCAAATGCACCTTCTCCCACCAGGCAATGCTGTTTCCTGAATAAGGCCCTTGCCAGCCCCAGCACTCatttgctgccgccgccgccgcctcctccagTGGTGACAGGGCCAGCTGCCCCTTTCATCTGGACCACAGTGCCAGACCCTGCTCTACTCTTGCAGCAGACCCTCTTTGGGATTTCTGGTGCAGCCTTGGCTGTGCCCAGGATGCCAGGAGAGAACTGGGCATGGGGAGGGTGCTCCTCTATTCAGTCCACAAGGCTTTCTAATCAGCAGGTACCTTTGGTGCTGTCAGAGTGCGCTgaaaagcgtttggcccgagagatcagaaaaatcacacaccaggcatttctatcaaaataaatgtatttacagaaagcacaaaaacattttcaagctgtGTATTCACAGGCGCTCAGAGAGAACTGGGAGGAAGCtatgtagaaaggaaactgaaactaacaagcccaggcaagctgccctccaggcaaatcaggagcttttacctAATATGGGCATGCCTTTTTACCCCACAAACCAAggatacttaagtctgaccttctgactctgccagagtgatttgttactatagtaaccttaatggcttgccCCTTGCAAAAAACAATCAAACGCCAACAGGTGCTGGTGCGGCTGGCTACGCGGAGCCCATTTCTTGTGAAATTATTCACGTGTTTCTCTCCTACAATCCTGAAGCTGCAGCTGGCTGGCCTCTGTTTGGCCCCATCCAGCGGAAGGTCTGAGGCTCTGGCTCCGCTGCTGAGCTGCAGTTGGGAGCTTCTCAGGGCCACTTGGAACCCACCTTCCTACCACTGGAACCAGGGCTGGAGAGAACAGGCTTCAGCCGCCTTCTCAGTTCAGGCGGCCAGCCAGCCACTCAGGGAAGCAGAGGATCCCTTGTGAGCCTCTGCTAACCAGAAGTGGCAGCGGACCAATTTTGGCCCAGCTATAGGGGTCCTTCCTGCAGCCCATTATTTTGGGGGAGGTCATCTGGGGCAAGTCCCAGCTGCTCTGTGTATTTATGCCACCCGTCCTGACATCCCTGTGGGACCCCCTTGGAGCagatgttgtcatgagtactgatggcgagcaggagggggcctctatccaggggggaaaacgcatgcatagtactgaggaattaagcagccattcagagacacagatcagaccccccttaacttttggggtttatctgtctgggtttttcccacgcttcttcagtttgttgggattttctgtcttatgtagcagtaataaacactagaaacccattcctcatctcagtgtgattcctgactgttaggacagatgtgGGGACCAGACTGCTTCAGGCGCTGTTCATGTTACTGCACAACCACCCCAAGGTATGTGGTCGGTACACTGATGCCCCGCCCAGGGCTGCAACAGCCTTCAGTGGAGAATCGATGGAGCCAGCGGTGTGCCGCTGCCTCCCCCAGACTCCTGGCTTCAGCTTTCCAGAGCTGTGGTCTGGGTGACACTCTGTCTGTGAGGCAGCCCCATCGCAAGTTACAATCGGTCCCACAAGCTAATTGTGACCTCCACATATTCCCAAGAAATGCAAAAGCACCCACAGCAGCATTCCTGGACGACACTGATGCTCCTTCAAGGGAAGGGACTGATGGCAAAGTACTCCCTCCCCGTGCCCCCACCCCCGGCTGCCCTCTTGCTCCCCTCTCCCAGGCTATCCATCATCTTTGGTTTGTGTTAGATTTGGGCCTCGGCATTCGATCCATGAATTCGTTATCTGATGGCATCAGGTCAAGGTTAGTTATCCACCACCTGGCCAATGGAGAAGCTCCCATTATTCATTTTCCAACAGGATATGGAAAATGAACACCTCAGTTCATTCACAGCTCTCAGTAAACAGAAGGTGGAAAGGATCCAGGTTGGGCTTTTGGCtgggcatgctgtgtgaacctagcTATGATGGTTTGCAACTCACGGCTCAGCACTTGGGCGGCGAAAGGCTGTGCTTGACCTGGGGGGTCAGCTCCAAGGGCTTAAAAAAAGAGTGGCAGCCCACAATTGGTTCAGCGAATGTGCGAAGCCAGTCGAGTGTTGTGTGTTTTCACAAGCCATTGAGAGCCTCATCCAGAAACACCACCCTAAAAGGGCCTGCTCTGCAGCATCATCAGTGGGGACCTGCTGGGTCCAGAGCATCCCCTGGGCTTCCCTGCAAggccaccaccacccctgcctGGCTGGTGACACCAAGGAGACTCCTCTCAACAGCCAC
This window contains:
- the RGP1 gene encoding RAB6A-GEF complex partner protein 2; the protein is MIEVSAALLRGAAFLAGEALECLVTLRNPLPPDATSASSEMLAWASAQIHCQLHASESRVALPPSEDTSYDAQAENETVFVPNRGERGQCILSTPPKILFCDLRLDPGESKSYSYCETLPVDGPPSFRGQAVKYVYKLTIGCQRVNSAIKLLRVPFRVLVLQGLRDYPFPQDEAVAPSNPFLEEEEGGVKKSSQLADLATELLMVATSRRSLHLFNISNARGRVATFCIFKTIYKIGEDVVGTFSFSEGDTPCLQYLVSLQTEERVQEAFQRRKGQAASYSTHARHQEACLHTTRTSFSLPIPLSSAPGFSTSIVSLQWRLHFEFVTARGTAEAPVALEDRSEAVGWTGAEQMDVDTFSWDLPIKVLPTSPLLATSASQLPSSSCLTI